In Drosophila nasuta strain 15112-1781.00 chromosome 2R, ASM2355853v1, whole genome shotgun sequence, a single genomic region encodes these proteins:
- the LOC132783896 gene encoding oxysterol-binding protein 1-like, translating into MADAAAGAGGAASAGGGVAGGTAAAGKPEKGSGDPEMKGWLLKWTNYIKGYQRRWFVLSKGVLSYYRNQSEINHTCRGTISLHGALIHTVDSCTFVISNGGTQTFHIKAANEVERQSWVTSLELAKVKAIRAIESEEEEAEETAQVVPSQEIYAVVRDLTERLENMRTCYDLITKHGAALQRALNDLESNEEESLASRTKIVNERATLFRITSNAMINAGNDYLRSAESQGQKWSKMLHHEREQRQRLEEIIEQMAKQQSQMEQAAVMVRRSKNVPPAVVAAGAGLTSDDETEFFDAEEHPDNGGAFILKLNNRRSSSEDHVEGSEGQTGSSSESDETKRSNVQQQQVCLISAIRMASGDDEDAVDRVSNQRQEDEMPRSTRPSRNSSSNPQKVRRTRVPDKPNYPLSLWSIMKNCIGKDLSKIPMPVNFNEPLSMLQRLTEDYEYADILDVAAACTDECEQLAYLAAFTASAYATTTNRTGKPFNPLLGETFECDRMEDLGWRSLAEQVSHHPPIAAIHCEGRTWQCWQEFSMTSKFRGKYVQINPLGGAYVLFQKSGHRYSWRKVTTTVNNIIVGKLWVDQHGEMEIKGSNAAEGIKCILNFVPYSYFSREVQRTVKGVVINRKNEVKWVIRGTWDDKMEIAPVLRTQKNADNPTYITGDYRVAWKRRPAPPESEKFYNFTTLACQLNEFEDDVAPTDARRRPDQRLMEDGAWDESNQEKLRLEEKQRTKRREREAEAEAAAAEGRPYPAYEPMWFKQEKVENSDEYVHVFKNTYWDAKAAQDWSGCPDIY; encoded by the exons ATGGCTGACGCAGCAGCAGGCGCAGGAGGAGCAGCATCCGCAGGAGGGGGTGTGGCGGGTGGAACTGCAGCTGCAGGCAAACCAGAAAAAGGCAGTGGTGATCCCGAAATGAAGGGCTGGCTGCTCAAATGGACCAACTACATCAAGGGCTACCAACGACGCTGGTTTGTGCTCTCAAAGGGCGTGCTCAGCTATTATCGCAATCAGTCCGAGATCAATCACACATGTCGCGGTACCATTTCGCTGCATGGTGCTCTCATACACACTGTGGACTCGTGCACGTTTGTCATCTCAAATGGCGGCACACAAACGTTTCACATCAAGGCCGCCAATGAGGTCGAGCGTCAGTCGTGGGTCACTTCGCTGGAACTGGCCAAGGTGAAGGCCATACGCGCCATCGAGagcgaggaggaggaggccgAGGAGACGGCTCAGGTGGTGCCCAGCCAGGAGATCTACGCAGTGGTCAGAGATCTAACCGAAAGACTGGAGAATATGCGCACCTGTTACGATCTGATCACCAAACATGGCGCTGCCCTGCAGCGTGCGCTGAATGATCTCGAATCGAATGAGGAGGAATCGCTGGCCAGTCGCACAAAGATTGTCAATGAGCGAGCCACGCTCTTTAGAATCACTTCTAATGCCATGATCAATGCCGGCAACGATTATTTGCGTTCGGCCGAATCGCAGGGCCAAAAATGGTCGAAGATGTTACATCACGAACGCGAACAGCGTCAACGACTCGAGGAAATAATTGAACAGATGGCAAAGCAGCAGTCGCAAATGGAACAAGCAGCGGTGATGGTGCGTCGTAGCAAGAACGTTCCGCCAGCTGTGGTCGCAGCTGGGGCAGGACTCACCAGCGACGATGAGACGGAGTTCTTTGATGCTGAGGAGCATCCCGATAACGGCGGTGCCTTCATACTCAAGTTGAACAATCGACGCAGCAGCTCCGAGGATCATGTGGAAGGCTCCGAGGGTCAAACCGGCAGCTCGTCGGAGAGCGACGAAACCAAGCGCAGCAacgtgcaacagcagcaagtgtGCCTCATTAGCGCCATTCGCATGGCGTCCGGCGACGACGAAGATGCCGTCGATCGTGTCTCGAATCAACGCCAAGAAGACGAGATGCCCAGAAGCACGCGGCCGAGCCGAAATTCGAGCAGCAATCCGCAGAAGGTGCGACGCACACGAGTCCCAGATAAGCCCAACTATCCTCTCAGCTTGTGGAGCATTATGAAGAACTGCATTGGCAAGGATCTGTCCAAAATACCCATGCCCGTCAACTTCAATGAGCCACTGTCGATGCTGCAACGCCTCACAGAGGATTATGAGTATGCGGATATCTTGGATGTGGCCGCCGCTTGCACGGATGAGTGCGAGCAGTTGGCCTACTTGGCCGCCTTTACAGCCTCGGCATATGCAACGACTACGAATCGCACTGGCAAACCGTTTAATCCGCTGCTGGGGGAGACCTTTGAGTGCGATCGTATGGAGGATCTGGGTTGGCGCTCGTTGGCCGAACAGGTTTCACATCATCCGCCCATTGCTGCCATTCATTGCGAGGGACGCACTTGGCAGTGCTGGCAGGAGTTCTCCATGACCAGCAAGTTTCGCGGCAAATACGTGCAG ATCAATCCACTAGGCGGCGCCTATGTGCTGTTCCAGAAGAGCGGACATCGTTACTCCTGGCGCAAAGTGACGACCACGGTGAACAACATCATTGTGGGCAAACTGTGGGTGGATCAGCATGGCGAGATGGAGATCAAGGGTTCCAATGCGGCCGAGGGCATCAAATGCATCCTCAACTTTGTGCCCTACTCCTACTTCAGTCGGGAGGTTCAACGCACCGTCAAGGGTGTCGTCATCAATCGCAAGAACGAAGTCAAATGGGTGATCCGTGGCACCTGGGATGATAAAATGGAGATCGCACCAGTGTTGCGCACGCAAAAAAATGCCGACAATCCGACCTACATCACCGGCGACTATCGTGTGGCATGGAAGCGACGTCCGGCACCGCCGGAATCGGAGAAGTTCTACAATTTCACCACATTGGCCTGTCAGCTTAACGAATTCGAGGATGATGTGGCGCCCACAGATGCGCGTCGTCGTCCCGATCAACGCCTGATGGAGGACGGCGCCTGGGACGAGAGCAATCAGGAGAAGTTGCGCCTGGAGGAGAAGCAGCGCACGAAACGTCGCGAACGTGAAGCCGAAgcggaagcagcagcagccgaggGACGACCATATCCGGCATATGAACCGATGTGGTTCAAGCAGGAGAAGGTGGAGAATAGCGATGAGTATGTGCATGTCTTTAAGAACACATACTGGGATGCCAAGGCTGCGCAGGACTGGA